Part of the Tolypothrix sp. PCC 7910 genome, AGTGTTCCAAGATATTACCAATATCAAGAATACTGAAAAAGCCTTATTCATTAATAATCAAAGGCTCCAGCTACTATTTCATACCGCCAATGAATTATTATCCAGCCAGAATCCTGTGGCTTTGGTTGATAGTTTATTCCGCAAAATTGCCGAGCAAATTAACTTAGATTTATACCTAAACTATTTAATTGAAGATAACTCTGGGGTCATGCATCTCGCTTCATCTACAGGCATTTCCCCAGAAATAGCAAAGGAAATAGAATACCTGAAAGTAGGTGCAGCTGTATGTGGCACTACAGCCCAAACAAGATGTCAGACAGCATTAGAGAATGTCCAAGAATCAACCGATCCCAAAACAGAATTAATTCGCTCCCTTGGGATTAAAGCTTACTTTAGTTACCCCTTGATGGCCCAAGGACAAGTTTTAGGAACCCTATCCTTTGGTTCCCGCACCCGCACGCGCTTCACAGAAAATCAAAAAGGAATGATGCAAGCAGTGTGCGATCAAATTGCGATCGCAATGGAACGCGCCAGGTTAATTAGTTCCTTGCAACAACAAACTGAGCAATTGCAAGAAGCCAACCGCATGAAGGACGAATTCTTGGCGATATTATCCCACGAATTGCGATCGCCCCTCAATGCCATCCTTGGCTGGGCACAATTGCTGCGTTCCCGGAACCTTAACCCCACGCAAACAGCGAAAGCATTAGAAACAATTGAACGCAACGCCAAGGCGCAAACTCAGCTAATCGAAGACTTGCTGGATATTTCCCGCATGATTAGAGGTAAATTGCGCCTCACAGTTGCTACTTGCAATCTCATTACCATAATTAAATCAGGCTTAGAAACTCTCAGCCTCGCCGCCCAAGCCAAAGACATCGATTTGCACTTTACCATTGCAGAAAATAGCAATAAAGCCTATAGCCTCAGCGATTTAAACGCAGTACAAAAGCTAGATTCAGAATTTTTAGTCTCCGGCGATGCGGAACGCTTACAACAAATTATTTGGAATTTGCTTTCCAACGCCATCAAATTTACCGCTCCTGGCGGTAAGGTAGACATCAAGCTAGCGAAAATTGAGGAAAAATTCCAAGGTAATTTAACTAGTTACGCGCAAATTCAGGTAATCGACACCGGAATTGGCATTAGTGGCGAATTTCTCCCCTACGTATTTGATCGCTTCCGCCAAGCTGATAGTTCCAGCACCAGAATGCATGGCGGATTGGGTTTAGGATTAGCCATTGTCCGTCATTTAGTCGAGCTGCATGGTGGTACAGTCCAAGTCTATAGCCCTGGCGAACAGCAAGGCGCAACTTTTACAGTCAAATTGCCACTTTTGTCAACGGCTAAAAGAGATGTTTCTTTACCTCAAAGCAGCGACGCAGATTCCAGCTTACTCCTGAACTCCTCCCTAGCTGGTGTACGCGTCCTGATTGTAGATGATGAAGACGATAGCCGAGAATTTATCGCCACCGTACTGCAACAAGTACAAGCCGAAGTCCAAACCGCCCCATCCGCCAAAGAAGCATTGCAGTTAATTAGCCAGTGGCAACCTGATGTTATTGTCAGCGATATTGGGATGCCACAGGAAGACGGCTACTCATTCATCCGCAAAGTGCGATCGCTCCCCCCAGAACAAGGTGGAAATATCCCCGCCGCCGCCCTCACCGCCTATGCACGGGCTGAAGACAGAATGCGCGCCATCCAAGAAGGTTATCAACTCCATTTACCCAAACCCATTGAACCAGCAGAGTTAGCCACAGTCGTTGCTAGCTTGGTGGGGCGGGGGTAAACCCCTGCGGGGAATTCAAATCTGCGTACATCAGTACTGAGTAATTTTTAATTTACTCAGTACTCATGACTCAAAACTTAGTTTGATGAAAGTGCTGGTTGTGCTACCTGAGACTCAGCTTTTTGCTTGAATACACTTGGTAATTCCGCGCTGAAGGCTTCACCGTGAACAACTTCGGAACGAGAACCATCAACACCTACAGGAACATCACCTGTGATGGTGGTGCGATAAAGCAGACGTTCCACATCCAAATGATCCAAATCTTGTGGAGCTAAATGCACCGTGGCGCGGTTGTCCCAGAAAGCTATATCACCACTGTTCCAACGGAAGCGAGCGGTGTAGGCAGGTTTAGTGACTTGCTTAAAGAACAACTCCAGTAAATACTTGCTCTCGTCTGGGGAGACATTCACAATGCGGGAGACGAAGCCAGGGTTAACAAACAAAGCTCGTTCACCAGTCTCAGGATGAACTCTGACGACTGGGTGAATGGAAACTAGGGGATTAACAGCAATGCGCTCTTCAAATTTGTTGTTGCGGGTTTCATATCCCCTCCCATTGAAGCGATGTTCTGCTTTCAATGTATCTGCTAATGCACGTAAGGGTGCAGATAGTCCTTCATAGGCGGCAACAAGGTTACTCCACTGAGTGTCACCACCAAAACTAGGAACATTCACTGCGCGTAAAACTGACGCGGCTGGTGGGTTAATGGCTGCTGTGACATCTGTATGCCAAGGGCCGCCAGTGCGGAAACCATACTGGCGTTCATAAAGCTTACGGTCTACAGGTTTGAGTTGAGGAAATCCGGGAACTGGTTCTGGTTCTCCCAAGGGATGAGCGAAAGTTACTTCGCCAAAACGAGATGTGAACTCGACCTGAGCAGCATGATCGATGTTTTGGTTACGAAAGAATAAGACTTTCCACTTTAATAATGCTTTACGAATTTCTTGTACTTGCTCGTCAGAAAGAGAGCGGGAAAGGTCTACACCACCAATTTCTGCACCGATGTAACCAGCTACTTGTTTAACTTCTATATGTTTATAGCCCATGAAGATTCTCCAGAGTTTTATCTGTCAGGAGGTGTTCACACTCGCCTATTTCCTGAGAAATGTTGCCGATACCCAATATTTACTAGCAACTTTTCTATCTTGGGAGCATAACTGACATTATTATACAGTATTCCGATAGATTTAACGTAGTATGCAATCGCTAAATAGGAATTTTCTATATTTGCATAGAAACTCTGGTCTATATTTTCTCTGCCAATATCCAGTAGGCAAACGTGTTAGGGCTGACAGACAAGCAAATAGTGATTATTTTACCATCATTAGTTAATCTAATTATTAGTAGACCATAATGAAATTTTCCTCATGAAAATTTGGCATAGACAATTCGGGGAAAGCATTAGTAACATCACGTACCATTATTTACCTGCCTTGCGCTGGCGTAATTTTCGCCTGTTTTTTGGAGGACAGTTACTATCAATGTCTGGGACATTTATGACCCAGCAGTTAACTATTCCTTGGCTGGTATACGATTTGACTAAGTCTGCTTGGTTGTTGGGGGTTGCAGGGTTTGTTCAATTTTTACCTACTTTATTACTGATTCCCTTTTCGGGGATATTATCCGATCGCTGGAGTCGTCGTGACTTGTTAATGTTGGTGCAGATATTGGGAATTAGCGTTTCCTTGGCGTTAACAATTCTGACTTTTACTAAATGGATTACTTTTCCTAGCCTATTGGTACTGAGTGTTCTCAATGGTTTGCTGAAGGGCTTAGATATGCCCGTGCGTCATACAATCGTTACTGAAACCGTAGACGATCGCGCTGATTGGAGTAATGCGATCGCGCTAAATTCAGTCATGTTAAGTTCTTCTTTAGTATTGGGGCCTGCTATGGGCGGGATTTTGATAGCTACTTTGGGGGTAGAATACTGTTTTCTCTACGATACCCTCAGTTATATCCCTGCCATCCTCACCATACTAGCAATGCGGCTACCAGTTAGACCGATGGAAGCTCTTAGTGGTATTAGAGATACGTTGCTGAAATTATGGGAGGGATTTGAATATGTCCGCCAATTCTACGCCATTAAAGTCATGTTACTCATGCTGACGTTAAATGGTTTAGTGGGGATGTCTCATATTGCACTTATGCCTGTTTTTGCGGCTAAGGTTTTAAATGGAGATGCAACTACAATGGCACACCTCAGCACCTCAGCGCCTATTGGCTCGTTCCTGGCTTGTGTGTATTTAAGTATGCGGCGAGGAATTGGAGGCTTAGAGCGTGTAATTGTAGTATCTCAAGTTGCGATCGGTTTAAGTCTGATATCCTTTTCACTATCACGTCAAGTCGAGCTTTCCATCATCATACTTGTGTTTACAGGCTGCTTTAGCATCCTACAAATTACGAGTAGCAATATGATTATTCAAACCCTAGTTGCAGAGGATAAGCGCGGACGAGTTATGAGTTTTTATGCTTTAGCAACGGTGGGTACAATCCCCTTTGGAAATTTGCTAGCGGGAACTTTAGCTGACAAATTTGGTGCGACTCATGCCTTAATTGTCTGTGGTAGTATAAGCATTTTAGGTGCGTTATGGTTCTCTACACAATTGGCAACTGTAAGACGTTGGATTGACAGATAAATTAATTTTAGATTTTGGATTTTGATTAAAATATACTCAATCTAAAATCTAAACTTTAGCGAATAAGTAACTGTTATTTCAATACGGTTCAGTAGGTTGGGTTGAGGAACGAAACCCAACATTTCCGCGAGAATGTTGGGTTTCGCTATCGCTCTAACGCCAGTTGCTACAACGGGGGGAACCCCCGCAACGCACTGGCTCCCCAACCTACAATTATCCTTAACTGAACTGTATTGGCTTTTATTTTATAAAAACTACGTTTCTATAAAAAAACATCTCCCACTAACCAATAGGTACATAGGAGATGATTCATGACACCTAAATGTACAGGAGAAACTTGTGCCTATAGCTGATAACTGATTTTGTCATCCCAAGGAGCAGATTTGGTAATTTGCTGCCATATAGGACTATATAAAGCTTCGTGTAGTTCGCGTGCTAATACTACCAAACCTGCATAACCAGCATAAGCATGATGACGTTCATGGTTAATATCTAAAAACGGAATTCGCGTTTTGAGTGCTGTATATTTATTGCCAGCCCCAGTAATTAAAATATCAGCTTTGGTTTGGTATAACACCTTTAATATTTCTGGGGGAGTTGTATCAGACAACAGCATTCCATCTGCACCAAGATATTGTTTAATTTTAGCTTTCTCCTCTTCTGTAGTTTTGCCATCTGTAGCTGCAATAACTTCCATTCCTAAGTCTTGGGCAGCTAAAATAAG contains:
- a CDS encoding TauD/TfdA family dioxygenase, with amino-acid sequence MGYKHIEVKQVAGYIGAEIGGVDLSRSLSDEQVQEIRKALLKWKVLFFRNQNIDHAAQVEFTSRFGEVTFAHPLGEPEPVPGFPQLKPVDRKLYERQYGFRTGGPWHTDVTAAINPPAASVLRAVNVPSFGGDTQWSNLVAAYEGLSAPLRALADTLKAEHRFNGRGYETRNNKFEERIAVNPLVSIHPVVRVHPETGERALFVNPGFVSRIVNVSPDESKYLLELFFKQVTKPAYTARFRWNSGDIAFWDNRATVHLAPQDLDHLDVERLLYRTTITGDVPVGVDGSRSEVVHGEAFSAELPSVFKQKAESQVAQPALSSN
- a CDS encoding MFS transporter, whose protein sequence is MKIWHRQFGESISNITYHYLPALRWRNFRLFFGGQLLSMSGTFMTQQLTIPWLVYDLTKSAWLLGVAGFVQFLPTLLLIPFSGILSDRWSRRDLLMLVQILGISVSLALTILTFTKWITFPSLLVLSVLNGLLKGLDMPVRHTIVTETVDDRADWSNAIALNSVMLSSSLVLGPAMGGILIATLGVEYCFLYDTLSYIPAILTILAMRLPVRPMEALSGIRDTLLKLWEGFEYVRQFYAIKVMLLMLTLNGLVGMSHIALMPVFAAKVLNGDATTMAHLSTSAPIGSFLACVYLSMRRGIGGLERVIVVSQVAIGLSLISFSLSRQVELSIIILVFTGCFSILQITSSNMIIQTLVAEDKRGRVMSFYALATVGTIPFGNLLAGTLADKFGATHALIVCGSISILGALWFSTQLATVRRWIDR